From Solea senegalensis isolate Sse05_10M linkage group LG16, IFAPA_SoseM_1, whole genome shotgun sequence:
GGCCGAATTGCAGATGGAGTCACTGGCAGGTTCCGTCGCTGTTTCAGCTGCGCGGTCCCTGCCGTGTTAGAGGGCAGGACAAAGATGTGGGGATTTGCCACACTGCTGGTCGGGACACAGGGCCTGTCTTTCCTCACAACTGCAAGAGGCAAGCTCTCTGGGCTCACATTAGTGTTCTTTGGAATAGACAGGCCTTGCTCCAGCATGctcttctcctgctttttctGAAGTTTATTGTAcctaaaaatattcaaagtatacatttgtttgtataccATAGTGTATCATATATATGCAATATATCTACACAGAACAGAGCACAGATACTATGTTATTCCCTTTTATTAACTCACCAACTAGCGATGGTTGCAGTATTCATCACCGGGAGCTGGATGGTGGTCTTCTCCATCACCATGGCATTATTTAGAATGACTTGGCGGATGTGAAGATATGCTTTGGTGACAAGGCTCCAACGCTCTTTCCTGACTCCATCAATGCGCCTGGGTCCACGATACCCCTTGCaaagttgaataaaaagtgCCTCACACACACGATTGCAGTCAGGCCACTGTGCTGGGCTTTTCCCTCCTGCAAAGCATCTGCAAAGGTATGGGCAGCATTAGTGTTCATAAAAGACATTATATAATAGTATGTAGCATTGTCATACATACCGCTTTGTACTCTCTACACCaggtgcaacatttttttttgtggccctGAATCTCCCTTTGGAGATTGTGTCTTGATAGACTGTGgtcttttaatgtaaataagtgTCCCGTCAAGTCCTGGACAGCTTGGAAGCCCTCAATGTTGTCTGGTCCAACAGAGTCCTACATTAAACaaaatagtgataaaaaaagaaagaaagtattttcaaatattacgcctatttgattttattacagATGTAACCCGAAAGaagttaaaaacatcatcaaaatgtTAACCTACATCATGACTGGTGGAGCATGATGATGTTGAAGGCTGTTCCTCTGCCACACTAGGAGCATCTTGCTGGGGAGCTAATTTAGAACACATTTAAGCAAAGAGCAATTGTTATGATGGATAAAACAAGTATGCACTAACAATGCGTTTTAGACAGCTATGCATCTGTCTTTTAGCAGTTTTAGACTGCTATGCATCTGTCTTTTAAGTATGCAACAGTTTGATTAGGACAtgctttgacctctgaccttgatGAGTGCAGAGCATTTCCACATCCTGAGAGGTCTGAGGAGTGTCGGTTTGAAGCTGGGGACCAAGGCTGGGATTAGATCCAGCAGGTCTCCCACTGTCCTCACAAACTGGGGGGCACACAGGTACAGCTGCTATGGGAAGGACACAGATAAACAGTGTAATGAACAGTGTTGTTGCCTCTATAGTGAGACAGCCTCCAatctaaacatgttttatataagtcattattattggaACCTTTACACTTAACAGCAGAATAcattacaaatatgaaaacatctaCAACTCCATGTTACACAGAATCCTTTTTCTAGTTGTATACTTACATGGATGAAACTTTGGTGGCATAAACAGCCTCTTGACAGACTTGTGGATGCTCTGCTGGGACACACCTTTCCCTGTCAACAATGACCGCAGGGAGGATACAGGCACTGAGGATGGTCGCGGTGAGGTGGAGGGCTGTGATGAGGTGGAGGCCTGTGTGGAGGTGGCTGGTTTACGCTGACTTGTGGATCTCGCCTCCATCTTGAACTGAATGGCATAACGTCCCTCCGGATACAGCGAAATATACTTCAGCAAGGCTCTTTTATTGACGAGGTTGAATCAGAGCTTCCTGATTCCTCCGACATTGATGCCACCACATATCCAGCATAGCCCAGCGCATTCTCAGCCCTCTTCCTAAATTTAGGATCCATTCTCTATggttggaaaacaaacaacagttaaaatAAGCTTGGTCTGATCTCTTActgcaaatacatttatagaATTTTCACTCAGTCTTCTTCAGTAATGCATAGATGCAAGCATGCATATGTGTGAAAGTAGAAGTAGGCCTATGCATATATGAATGTGTGGGGACatgaatgtatgtttgtgtattcacTGTTGCCCATAAAGttggaataaaatatttgttacctcttctcATGAAATGACAATGTGATTTATTCTTCATAGATAAAGTGTATATCTAttcaaaactttattgatcaatCTCTTATAAACATATCAGTGAAGATTCAagcacatataaataaaattaaaagatcAATGTGTCTGAATACAAAATCATTCCAACTTTAACAGAGTATCTGTCTTAAAAATATATgtttcttatattatatattatattttaaatgctttatCTTCTTTCTTAATGTAATAATGCAATTCTTAGCTGTTTGTATACTTTAATACAGAATATAATAAGTTATCATAACACTCAAACTATATTGACTTATCTATACATATCTGTTTTGGCCTCTTTTTGATctaaataagtaattaaagcaAATATTACGTTGGTAAACTGTAAGATAAGTCGCCAGCCCGTTATTAACAGTGTAGTCGCGTTACACGATTTCCTATGCAAACAAGCATACAGTTGTGACCGTTGTAAGCGTACTGAAATAAATTACAGTCATTATCGGTAGgtgaaaaagctaaaaaaaatggagaattgTCCGTCTGTTAATGTTACAGTCGTTCGTATGTTGTCACTGTCAGCTAGGTTACATGCAACGCAAATAAATGAAACGTTCATCATTAACGTTACCGGGTGTGCTAGCTAACTGGCACCAGagtatacttttatttgtataataaacatatataacaaTGTGATATAAACACTTTGAAACGTTAGAGTGGCACGGAACTTACTGTAAAATGCAGCAAAAGATGACGGTCTGGACGAAATAGCGTCTCTCAAATCTTGGTAGCGATACCGATTGCGATTGGTCAAATCTTGGTAGCCCATGACGAGCGGTGATTGGTTCTCGCAATTCTTGGTAGTGGGGCGCCACCCGATTGGTCAATTCTTGGTAGAATTCTTGGTAGCGAGGAGTGATTTCATTGGCTCTCACATGACGGCCGGAGCTCGACTGACAGGTGACATG
This genomic window contains:
- the LOC122782826 gene encoding uncharacterized protein LOC122782826 isoform X2, giving the protein MEARSTSQRKPATSTQASTSSQPSTSPRPSSVPVSSLRSLLTGKGVSQQSIHKSVKRLFMPPKFHPSVPVCPPVCEDSGRPAGSNPSLGPQLQTDTPQTSQDVEMLCTHQAPQQDAPSVAEEQPSTSSCSTSHDDSVGPDNIEGFQAVQDLTGHLFTLKDHSLSRHNLQREIQGHKKKCCTWCREYKAMLCRREKPSTVA
- the LOC122782826 gene encoding uncharacterized protein LOC122782826 isoform X1, with the translated sequence MEARSTSQRKPATSTQASTSSQPSTSPRPSSVPVSSLRSLLTGKGVSQQSIHKSVKRLFMPPKFHPSAVPVCPPVCEDSGRPAGSNPSLGPQLQTDTPQTSQDVEMLCTHQAPQQDAPSVAEEQPSTSSCSTSHDDSVGPDNIEGFQAVQDLTGHLFTLKDHSLSRHNLQREIQGHKKKCCTWCREYKAMLCRREKPSTVA